A window of the Bacteroides thetaiotaomicron VPI-5482 genome harbors these coding sequences:
- a CDS encoding alpha-d-galacturonidase: MKNTKLFMFAACTLFLAACGKQTVKIMTPPDASNRVLFSAEQLQSTLDKAGYQVMMQQGDTTFSDPEIKTILLTEVNDTTLKKEGFHITTAGNLTRVCGRDGSGVIYGSRELIDRVNDSDGKLDFPEELKDGPEMVLRGACVGLQKMTYLPGHGVYEYPYTPESFPWFYDKEQWIKYLDMLVANRMNSLYLWNGHPFASLVKLEDYPFALEVDEETFKKNEEMFSFLTEEADKRGIFVIQMFYNIILSKPFAEHYGLKTQDRNRPITPLIADYTRKSIAAFIEKYPNVGLLVCLGEAMCTVEDDVEWFTKTIIPGVKDGLQALGRTDEPPLLLRAHDTDCKLVMDAALPIYKNLYTMHKYNGESLTTYEPRGPWSKIHTDLSSLGSIHISNVHILANLEPFRWGSPDFVQKAVQAMHNVHGANALHLYPQASYWDWPYTADKLPNDEREFQLDRDWIWYQTWGRYAWNSHRDRADEIGYWNHQLGQFYGTSDENAGNIRIAYEESGEIAPKLLRRFGITEGNRQTLLLGMFMSQLVNPYKYTIYPGFYESCGPEGEKLIEFVEKEWKNQPHVGEMPLDIVAQVIEHGDKAIAAIDKAAGSISSNKEEFARLQNDMHCYREFAYAFNLKVKAAKLVLDYQWGKDMKNLEEAIPLMEQSLEHYRKLVELTDEHYLYANSMQTAQRRIPIGGDDGHNKTWKELLVHYEKELENFKANLAMLKEKQNGNAVTETVEIAAWAPAYVNLISNYPTVKLNEGTSLFTDLPGKIEAIAPELKGMKAFRFNGNEQREKGTSITFETNAPVKLLVAYFKDDQKKYAKAPKLEIDASANDYGQAEPVLTNAIHINGMPLANVHAYSFPAGKHTLMLPKGYLQVLGFTAADMKTRNAGLAGDEETMDWLFY; encoded by the coding sequence ATGAAAAATACCAAATTGTTCATGTTTGCGGCATGCACCCTTTTCTTAGCTGCGTGTGGTAAGCAAACCGTGAAAATAATGACTCCGCCGGATGCGTCAAACCGCGTTCTGTTCAGTGCGGAACAGTTACAGTCTACCCTGGATAAAGCCGGTTATCAGGTAATGATGCAACAAGGGGATACCACATTCTCCGATCCTGAAATAAAGACGATTCTGCTGACGGAAGTGAATGATACGACGCTTAAGAAAGAAGGCTTTCATATTACGACTGCCGGTAATCTGACAAGAGTATGCGGCAGAGACGGAAGCGGAGTGATCTACGGAAGTCGCGAACTGATAGACCGTGTGAACGACTCTGATGGCAAGCTTGACTTTCCGGAAGAGTTGAAAGATGGTCCGGAAATGGTGCTCCGCGGTGCTTGTGTCGGTCTGCAGAAAATGACTTACCTGCCGGGACACGGTGTGTATGAGTATCCGTATACTCCGGAAAGTTTCCCTTGGTTTTATGATAAGGAACAATGGATTAAATACCTCGATATGCTGGTAGCCAATCGCATGAATTCCCTGTATCTCTGGAATGGTCATCCGTTTGCATCGTTGGTCAAACTGGAAGATTATCCGTTTGCGCTGGAAGTAGACGAAGAGACGTTCAAGAAGAATGAAGAGATGTTTTCTTTCCTTACGGAAGAAGCGGACAAACGTGGTATCTTCGTGATACAGATGTTCTACAATATCATCCTTTCCAAACCATTTGCAGAGCATTATGGACTGAAAACGCAGGACCGTAACCGTCCCATCACTCCTCTGATTGCAGACTATACCCGTAAAAGCATTGCCGCATTTATAGAGAAATATCCGAATGTGGGACTGCTGGTTTGTTTGGGTGAAGCCATGTGTACGGTAGAAGATGATGTGGAATGGTTCACAAAGACCATCATTCCGGGTGTAAAAGACGGATTACAGGCATTGGGACGTACCGACGAACCGCCTCTTTTGCTGCGCGCACACGATACGGACTGCAAACTGGTAATGGATGCGGCATTGCCGATATATAAGAATCTTTATACGATGCATAAGTATAATGGTGAATCACTGACAACTTACGAGCCTCGTGGCCCCTGGTCGAAGATTCATACGGATTTGAGCTCTTTAGGATCTATTCATATCAGTAATGTACATATCCTGGCAAATCTGGAACCATTCCGTTGGGGCTCTCCAGACTTCGTACAGAAGGCGGTACAAGCGATGCACAACGTGCACGGTGCCAATGCATTGCACCTTTATCCGCAGGCTTCGTACTGGGATTGGCCATATACAGCCGATAAACTGCCAAATGACGAACGGGAATTCCAACTGGACCGCGACTGGATCTGGTATCAGACCTGGGGACGTTATGCGTGGAACAGCCATCGGGATCGTGCTGACGAGATCGGTTACTGGAATCATCAACTGGGACAGTTCTACGGAACATCCGACGAGAATGCAGGCAATATTCGCATTGCTTATGAAGAAAGCGGAGAAATTGCCCCGAAGTTATTACGTCGTTTTGGTATCACAGAAGGAAACCGTCAGACGTTATTGTTGGGTATGTTTATGAGCCAGCTTGTCAATCCGTACAAATATACCATCTATCCGGGATTCTATGAAAGCTGCGGACCGGAAGGCGAAAAGCTGATCGAATTTGTAGAGAAAGAATGGAAGAATCAGCCTCATGTAGGTGAGATGCCGCTGGACATTGTCGCTCAGGTGATTGAACACGGTGATAAGGCAATAGCAGCGATTGACAAGGCAGCCGGTTCCATCTCCTCTAACAAAGAAGAATTCGCACGTCTGCAGAATGATATGCATTGTTACCGTGAGTTTGCCTATGCGTTTAATCTGAAAGTGAAAGCTGCGAAACTGGTATTGGACTATCAGTGGGGAAAAGACATGAAGAATCTGGAAGAAGCTATCCCTCTGATGGAACAAAGTCTGGAACATTACCGCAAACTAGTGGAACTGACAGACGAGCATTATTTATATGCCAACAGTATGCAGACTGCCCAGCGCCGTATTCCTATCGGCGGGGACGATGGCCATAATAAGACATGGAAAGAACTGCTGGTACACTACGAAAAAGAATTGGAGAACTTCAAGGCGAACCTTGCCATGCTGAAAGAAAAGCAAAATGGCAATGCGGTGACTGAAACGGTAGAGATCGCTGCCTGGGCTCCTGCGTATGTGAACTTAATATCGAATTATCCGACAGTGAAACTGAATGAAGGAACTTCCTTGTTCACGGATCTTCCGGGCAAAATAGAAGCAATAGCTCCTGAACTGAAGGGAATGAAGGCATTCCGCTTTAATGGAAATGAACAACGGGAAAAAGGAACAAGCATTACTTTTGAAACAAATGCTCCAGTCAAACTATTAGTAGCCTACTTTAAAGACGATCAGAAGAAGTATGCCAAAGCTCCGAAACTGGAGATTGATGCATCTGCCAACGATTACGGTCAGGCGGAACCTGTACTGACCAATGCAATCCATATCAATGGAATGCCATTAGCGAATGTACACGCATATAGCTTTCCGGCAGGAAAACATACGTTGATGTTGCCCAAAGGCTACCTTCAGGTTCTTGGATTTACGGCTGCGGATATGAAAACTCGTAATGCCGGACTTGCCGGAGACGAAGAAACGATGGACTGGTTGTTTTACTAA
- a CDS encoding ATP-binding protein, whose amino-acid sequence MEGQLNLDCERFQQITQMAKMGWWESDVKNQQYICSDFIVDLLGLESHRISFQEFHHRIREDHRTRLRNEFISHSNLETYEQMFPIQAKNGEIWVYSKISFRKPDKEGYRDIFGYLQYVDKPAENRCGNIDFFHVNSLLYQQNSISYSLLAFLQSDNIAEIINQILGDLLKQFGGDRTYIVEIDRKKRVQNCMYEATAEGVSEERDNLQDILWDESFWWNRQISNRKSIILNTLDDMPQEAQEYRKLLESQNIKSLMAVPLISKDKIWGYMGIDMVKAYRSWSNVDLQWFSSLANIISIYIELRKSELQAKEDRLALDHREKILRNIYKNLPAGIELYDKDGYLIDINDKELEIFGLTDKNEVLGINLFDNPNIPQEIKEKLRARNDVDFSINYDFSKVNKYIETQRKGVINLTTKVTTLYDSQNQFINYLFINIDTTETTNAYTKIQEFENLFLLIGDYANVGFAHFNILTRDGYAQDTWYRNLGEKDGTPMTEVIGVYSHVHPEDQAVLKSFVRGVKEGKATSLRKEVRVSRENGKYTWTSINVMVRDYRPEEGIIEMLCINYDITTLKETEQKLIIARDKAEELDRLKSAFLANMSHEIRTPLNAIVGFSSLLAETESKEECQDYIKIVQDNNDLLLRLISDILDLAKIEAGTFNFVYADLDVNEVCSEIIKSTGMKVKGNIKLLFEKQIPECHIYTDKNRFMQVITNFINNALKFTHEGTIALGYEQISSQKIRFYVRDTGVGIPASKINSVFERFVKLNNFVQGTGLGLSICKSIITQMEGEIGVDSTEGAGSCFWFTLPYHTNE is encoded by the coding sequence ATGGAAGGGCAATTGAATTTGGACTGTGAACGATTTCAACAAATTACTCAAATGGCGAAAATGGGATGGTGGGAGTCTGATGTAAAAAATCAACAGTATATTTGCTCTGATTTTATCGTTGATCTGTTAGGACTTGAAAGCCATCGGATCAGCTTTCAAGAGTTTCATCACAGGATACGCGAAGATCACCGCACGCGTCTCAGAAACGAATTTATCTCTCATTCAAATCTTGAAACTTATGAGCAAATGTTCCCTATCCAAGCTAAAAACGGAGAAATATGGGTATATTCCAAGATCAGTTTCAGAAAACCTGATAAAGAAGGATACAGAGACATATTCGGTTATTTGCAATACGTGGACAAACCTGCGGAAAACAGATGCGGAAACATCGACTTCTTTCATGTAAACAGTCTGCTTTATCAGCAAAACAGCATCTCCTATTCATTGCTCGCTTTTCTGCAATCCGATAATATCGCGGAGATAATCAATCAAATATTAGGTGACCTGCTTAAACAGTTCGGAGGAGACCGTACCTATATCGTCGAAATAGACAGAAAGAAAAGGGTTCAGAATTGCATGTATGAAGCTACGGCGGAAGGGGTATCCGAAGAGCGGGATAATCTGCAGGATATACTTTGGGATGAATCTTTTTGGTGGAACAGGCAGATTTCAAACAGGAAGTCCATTATTCTGAATACTTTGGACGATATGCCCCAAGAGGCTCAGGAATACCGCAAGCTGCTCGAATCACAGAATATTAAGTCACTAATGGCAGTTCCGCTCATATCCAAAGACAAAATATGGGGATATATGGGCATTGATATGGTGAAGGCTTATCGCAGTTGGAGTAATGTAGATCTTCAGTGGTTTTCTTCATTGGCAAACATTATCAGTATATACATAGAACTGCGCAAGTCCGAACTTCAAGCGAAGGAAGACCGACTGGCACTGGATCATAGAGAAAAGATTCTCCGTAATATCTATAAGAATCTGCCGGCTGGTATCGAACTTTACGATAAAGACGGTTATCTGATTGATATCAATGATAAAGAACTGGAAATATTCGGCTTAACTGATAAAAATGAGGTCTTGGGGATCAATCTGTTTGACAATCCCAATATTCCGCAAGAAATAAAAGAGAAGCTAAGGGCGCGGAATGATGTAGACTTTTCAATCAATTATGATTTCTCCAAAGTAAATAAATATATAGAAACTCAACGGAAAGGAGTCATTAACCTCACTACGAAAGTAACTACGCTTTATGACTCTCAGAATCAGTTCATCAACTATCTGTTTATCAATATAGATACAACAGAAACCACCAATGCATACACCAAGATACAAGAATTTGAGAATCTGTTTCTCCTGATTGGTGATTATGCCAATGTGGGGTTTGCACACTTCAATATACTGACCAGAGATGGCTATGCCCAAGATACATGGTATCGGAATTTAGGTGAAAAAGATGGGACTCCTATGACTGAAGTAATTGGAGTATACTCACATGTACATCCTGAAGATCAGGCGGTTCTGAAGAGTTTTGTCCGAGGAGTCAAAGAAGGGAAAGCTACCAGTTTGCGGAAAGAAGTCCGTGTTAGCAGAGAGAACGGGAAATATACATGGACCAGTATCAATGTTATGGTCAGAGATTATCGTCCGGAGGAAGGCATTATCGAAATGCTGTGTATCAATTATGATATTACCACTCTGAAAGAGACTGAACAGAAACTGATTATCGCCCGTGATAAAGCGGAAGAACTGGACCGTCTGAAATCAGCTTTTCTGGCTAATATGAGTCACGAAATCCGTACTCCGCTGAATGCGATTGTCGGCTTTTCCAGCCTGTTGGCAGAAACCGAAAGCAAGGAAGAATGTCAGGACTATATCAAGATTGTACAGGATAATAATGACCTTCTCTTGCGACTGATATCTGACATTCTCGATCTTGCGAAGATAGAGGCAGGAACATTCAACTTTGTATATGCCGACTTGGATGTAAATGAGGTCTGCTCTGAAATTATCAAGTCCACTGGTATGAAAGTGAAAGGAAATATCAAGCTCCTTTTTGAAAAGCAAATCCCCGAATGCCATATCTATACAGATAAGAACCGGTTTATGCAGGTGATCACTAACTTTATAAATAATGCACTAAAGTTCACCCATGAGGGGACTATCGCTTTGGGATACGAACAGATATCTTCTCAGAAAATAAGGTTCTATGTGCGCGATACAGGCGTTGGAATCCCTGCCAGCAAGATAAACAGCGTATTCGAACGTTTTGTAAAACTGAACAATTTTGTCCAGGGAACGGGACTGGGACTTTCTATCTGTAAAAGCATCATTACAC